TTACCCATTCAGACCTTTTATAAAGGAGGCTACCATGTCCGGTGGACATCCAGACTTTAATAAAGCCCTTGAAATCGGCCGACCGCCCAACATTACCCGACTCTTTCCAAACTCCAGAGCGCTTATCGTCAGCGGCAAAGTCATAGACCGCGCCCTGCTTGCCAAGGGCAAAGCAATGACCATTGCCGCAAACGGCCGCAATCATTTTGTCATCCGTGGCGCCCTTGCTGCGGCCCAGAAAGCCAATGCGACGATGATTATCGAAATTGCCAAATCCGAGGGCGGCGCCAATGCCTATTGCCCGGTGAATTACTGGAATATTGCCCGTCAGGTCGATGCCGTCATGAACGAATTGAACATCACAGTCCCCGTTGCAATTCATGCCGACCATTACGGCATCAAAAGCCAGAAGGATATCGAGGCTGCAAAAATTGAGATCCCGACTATCTTTGAAGCGGGTATCACCTCCATTGCCATTGATGCCTCCCACATGCCTGATGACCAGAACCTCCTGGCCAATCTCGCCTTGAACAAGTTTATTCCCGCCTGGGCCGGCCTTGAAACAGAAGTCGGAGAAATCAAAGGCTCACAGGGCCTTTCTTCTTCGGCAGAGGCTCTTTTTCTTATTCAGGGATTGAATGCCCATGGTATTTCCGCCGACTGGATTGCCTTGAATAACGGCACCACTCACGGCATCGAAGCAAGCTCACTGGGAATCCAGGTAGAACTCACCGCCGAAATCCATGAAAAACTTATCCCTTATAAAGTTTCCGGCGCCCAGCACGGAACCTCTGGAAACAGTTCGGAACGCTTACGGGAAATCGCCTCGAAAACCAACACCACCAAAGCCAACGTTGCCACCGCCCTGCAGATGATCTCCTGGGGGCTTGAAGTAAATGATTACGGCAATGCCATGCTTGACGACTCCGGCAATTTCATCAAGGTTAAGGGCGAAGGCATGACCGAGGAAATGTGGCAGTCCATGCTGGATTATGCAGCGGAAAGAAAATGGAAAGCCGGCGACTTCAAAAAACTCAATCTGCCCTTTGAAAATAAATTTCTGGGGCAACCAAAAGAAATCCGCGACCGGATGAGCAAACGGGTGGAAAATTTTATCTATACTTTGCTGATCGATGTATTTAATGCAAGAGACACGGCACCTCTGGCAATAGACGCCATAATTGCCGCCGGCTCCTATGACATGGGTCCAAAGATGAACAGGATCGAAGATCCGTCCGAGTGGACCAAAGAAAAAATCATTGCCAGGGGGGCCGCACTTGACACCGACAAAGGCCCTGCCGGTAACTTTGACGACTGATTTTTCATCCTGAAATTCTGGAAACAAAAAAAACAGTCAGGCATTGCCTGACTGTTTTTTTTGTTTGACATCCTGACAGAAACTCTCACATCCTATAAATATAAAGATTTTCCATCTTTCATTTCGCGCCGGTAGAAGCAGCCGTAGCTCGGTTCCTTTGCTTTCCCCGGCGTAACGCCATTTTAATCCTTAAGCCCGGGGTGAAGCAAAATGGCTGATCAAATTTTCTCTCACCGAATCCTCCAGTTTCAACTGGCTCTGTTAATTTTCGCACTCTTTTTCGCCCCCCCCTGCTATGCAGAAAATAATACGCTTTCCTTCCTTGGATCAGAAGCCTGCCAGGAATGCCACCCGGACGAATACTTAAGCTTTATCACCCACGCAAAAAAAAGCAGATCATTTAACAGCGTCACCAAACTAGAAAAGGGACTCACCAGAGATGAAGTAGAAAAATGCTACTCTTGCCATACAACCGGCTACGGAAAACCCGGCGGCTTCATTGACTCCGAACAGACCCCACATTTAAAAAACGCCGGTTGCGAAGTCTGTCACGGCCCGGGCTCGCGTCATGTTCAAACCTTGCGCGCAGATGACATCAAAGGGATACTCACAACTGAAGACTGCAAGCAATGCCATATCTCAGAGCGCATCAAAGCCTTTCGCTACAAGCCGATGATCAGAGGAGGGGCACATTGACCATGCGTAAACTAATCGGCCTGCTTCAAAGCCGCCTGAGCTTGAAAATTCTCGTTGCCCTCACCATCGGCGTCGCCATTGTCATGGTTGTGGTCATCAATCTCAATGTCCAGCGACAGCGCAAGGAAATTCGCAAACGGATGACAACTTTCGGCAAAGAATTAAAATATCTTGCCTATGCCGGAATCAAACATCCCATGTCAGTGGGTGACAGCCAATCGGTAAAACAACAGCTCTTTGAAGTGCGGGAATCCTTAAAGGATGCGGAAATCGCCATCTGCGACTTTAACCAGATTATCGTTTTTGCAACCCATGAAGACCGGATCAATCAACAGGTCTCGCGACTGGTCCTTAACTCTAAGGCATTGGACGCCCTCAGCTATCTCCTTGCAACCGGCGATCCGGAATACGAAGGATCCTTTGAAGAAAGCGTTGATGGTGAAAAATATCTGGTAAGCATCCATATGATGCCCAATGAAGCGGAATG
The nucleotide sequence above comes from Pseudomonadota bacterium. Encoded proteins:
- a CDS encoding class II fructose-bisphosphate aldolase — protein: MSGGHPDFNKALEIGRPPNITRLFPNSRALIVSGKVIDRALLAKGKAMTIAANGRNHFVIRGALAAAQKANATMIIEIAKSEGGANAYCPVNYWNIARQVDAVMNELNITVPVAIHADHYGIKSQKDIEAAKIEIPTIFEAGITSIAIDASHMPDDQNLLANLALNKFIPAWAGLETEVGEIKGSQGLSSSAEALFLIQGLNAHGISADWIALNNGTTHGIEASSLGIQVELTAEIHEKLIPYKVSGAQHGTSGNSSERLREIASKTNTTKANVATALQMISWGLEVNDYGNAMLDDSGNFIKVKGEGMTEEMWQSMLDYAAERKWKAGDFKKLNLPFENKFLGQPKEIRDRMSKRVENFIYTLLIDVFNARDTAPLAIDAIIAAGSYDMGPKMNRIEDPSEWTKEKIIARGAALDTDKGPAGNFDD
- a CDS encoding cytochrome c family protein, translating into MADQIFSHRILQFQLALLIFALFFAPPCYAENNTLSFLGSEACQECHPDEYLSFITHAKKSRSFNSVTKLEKGLTRDEVEKCYSCHTTGYGKPGGFIDSEQTPHLKNAGCEVCHGPGSRHVQTLRADDIKGILTTEDCKQCHISERIKAFRYKPMIRGGAH